A window of Armatimonadota bacterium contains these coding sequences:
- a CDS encoding Nif3-like dinuclear metal center hexameric protein gives MLLRDIIPILEDIAPPERMLPDDRIGLMIGDPGQDVRSIVVTVDVTLPLLKSRSADLIIAHHPLIYNPLRSIRLDQYPQKIVYALVNAGVSLYVMHTNYDCADGGINDVLADRLGIADPQILKVTGGEKLFKLAVFVPNEAVDDVLNAVCEAGAGWIGNYSHCTFRSPGTGTFKPLEGATPYIGHVGELEQTAEFKLETIVPEKRLHDVLRAMLAVHPYEEVAYDVYPLWNKGKEWGLGRYGKLREPTTFGEFCCLVRDVLNNEVLRVSGDSGAPVETVAVVGGGGSGEVEAAYSKGVDVFVTGDLRHDRFVEARTLGLMVIDAGHFETERPGMIALAPRLHDILSPHGVTVEYVDELILGAD, from the coding sequence ATGCTATTGCGCGATATTATACCAATACTTGAAGATATTGCCCCACCCGAGCGGATGTTGCCAGATGACCGAATTGGATTAATGATTGGAGACCCAGGCCAGGATGTTCGCTCGATAGTTGTGACAGTTGATGTTACCCTTCCGTTATTAAAATCTAGGTCAGCCGATTTAATTATCGCGCACCACCCGCTAATATACAACCCGTTACGTTCAATTCGGCTAGACCAATACCCCCAGAAAATAGTCTATGCGCTAGTGAATGCAGGCGTGAGTCTCTACGTTATGCATACAAACTACGATTGTGCGGATGGTGGCATCAATGATGTTCTGGCAGACCGGCTGGGAATTGCAGATCCCCAGATTCTCAAGGTTACTGGCGGCGAGAAGCTTTTCAAGCTTGCGGTATTTGTGCCAAATGAAGCTGTGGATGACGTTCTTAATGCTGTATGCGAAGCCGGTGCAGGATGGATTGGCAATTATTCTCACTGCACTTTTCGCTCTCCGGGAACTGGGACTTTCAAACCGTTGGAGGGTGCAACACCATATATTGGCCATGTAGGTGAATTGGAGCAGACAGCGGAGTTTAAGCTTGAAACAATCGTTCCTGAGAAGCGCTTGCATGATGTCTTGCGTGCTATGTTGGCGGTTCATCCTTACGAAGAAGTTGCGTATGATGTTTATCCCCTTTGGAACAAAGGCAAGGAGTGGGGGTTGGGTAGGTATGGAAAATTGCGGGAACCAACCACCTTTGGCGAATTTTGCTGTTTAGTTCGAGATGTGCTTAATAACGAGGTACTTCGCGTGTCCGGTGATTCGGGTGCGCCGGTCGAGACAGTGGCGGTCGTTGGAGGAGGTGGCAGCGGAGAGGTCGAGGCGGCGTATTCAAAAGGGGTGGATGTATTTGTAACTGGCGATTTGAGGCATGATCGGTTTGTGGAGGCCCGAACGCTTGGGTTGATGGTTATTGATGCTGGGCATTTTGAAACTGAACGGCCAGGAATGATTGCCCTTGCTCCTAGGCTCCATGATATACTTTCGCCACATGGGGTGACTGTAGAATATGTGGACGAATTAATACTTGGTGCTGATTAA
- the pcrA gene encoding DNA helicase PcrA yields MEHILKDLNPAQREAVCHSEGPLLIFAGAGSGKTRALTYRMAYLIGAKGVRPSNILAVTFTNKAAREMKERIKGLVGSRMLEQMWVGTFHSVCARMLRERGDRIGLDRNFVIFDEQDQLTLLRECLEQLNIDERFYPARQIQWHISHAKEQMIMPEEYINLYKGALENQIGKVYPLYQKKLLENRALDFDDLILYAVWLLRECPDVRQHYQQKFKHILVDEYQDINHSQFQFVKLLAEEHRNICVVGDDDQSIYSWRGADVGIILGFTKHFPDAKVVKLEQNYRSTRNILDAAYHVISKNSTRAEKKLWTERGEGALLDKIEASDEHDEASQVVNRMRDKVLAGEREYSDFVVLYRTNAQSRVFEDVLRNYRVPYKIIGGFRFYERKEIKDLLAYLRLAYNPSDTVSLLRIINVPPRGVGPITIERIRDFAEKEGISLYEALHRLEEIEVPRARRELNALAKLIEFLHSKQEEYSVGKLLIEIVENTNYITELQKQGTHEAEARVENVKELFSVIKEFEEISENPTLAKFLEEMALMSDIDSYEENENAVVLMTLHSAKGLEFPVVFMVGMEEGIFPHSRSMQSREELEEERRLCYVGMTRAKDELCLSYAHTRTLFGEHRRMVPSRFIREIPPEMFVTHRPTTQADMPTSQLWVGTEKQRGPTIAFKIGDYVRHSVFGLGIVIDIKSDDKDVQITVAFEEIGVKRLMLSFAPLEKVEV; encoded by the coding sequence ATGGAACATATCCTCAAAGACTTGAATCCCGCCCAAAGGGAAGCCGTATGCCACTCAGAGGGTCCTCTCCTGATTTTTGCAGGAGCAGGAAGCGGCAAGACTCGTGCTCTTACTTACCGAATGGCTTATTTGATTGGTGCAAAGGGTGTAAGGCCGTCCAATATCCTTGCAGTTACCTTTACCAATAAAGCCGCGCGGGAAATGAAAGAGCGCATTAAAGGTTTAGTTGGAAGTCGAATGCTAGAACAGATGTGGGTTGGTACTTTCCACTCCGTCTGTGCCCGAATGCTTCGAGAACGAGGCGACCGAATTGGTTTGGATAGGAACTTTGTCATATTCGATGAACAAGATCAACTCACGCTTCTTCGCGAATGCCTGGAGCAGCTAAACATTGACGAAAGATTTTACCCTGCTAGGCAAATACAATGGCATATCAGTCATGCTAAAGAACAGATGATTATGCCTGAAGAATATATCAACCTCTACAAAGGTGCTCTCGAGAACCAAATCGGAAAAGTTTACCCCCTCTACCAAAAGAAGCTTCTTGAAAATCGGGCACTTGACTTCGACGACTTAATTTTATATGCCGTGTGGCTACTCCGAGAATGCCCGGACGTTCGCCAACATTACCAACAAAAATTCAAGCATATTCTCGTAGATGAATATCAGGATATTAATCATTCTCAGTTTCAATTTGTGAAACTACTTGCCGAGGAACATCGGAATATCTGCGTAGTTGGAGACGACGACCAAAGCATTTATTCATGGCGTGGCGCAGATGTGGGAATTATACTAGGATTCACAAAGCATTTTCCAGATGCAAAAGTGGTGAAGCTTGAGCAAAATTACCGCTCGACTCGGAATATCCTCGACGCAGCCTATCATGTTATCTCAAAAAACTCTACACGCGCTGAGAAAAAGCTTTGGACGGAACGCGGGGAAGGGGCGCTCCTCGATAAAATCGAAGCGTCGGACGAGCACGACGAGGCGTCGCAAGTTGTTAACCGGATGCGTGATAAGGTTTTGGCAGGTGAAAGGGAATATTCCGATTTTGTGGTGCTATACCGGACAAACGCTCAGTCACGTGTGTTTGAAGACGTTCTCCGCAACTATCGCGTGCCATACAAGATTATTGGAGGCTTCAGATTCTACGAGCGCAAAGAAATCAAAGATTTGCTAGCCTACCTTCGCCTTGCTTACAATCCCTCAGACACCGTAAGCCTACTGCGCATCATTAACGTTCCTCCACGTGGAGTTGGGCCTATCACCATCGAGCGTATACGGGACTTCGCTGAAAAAGAGGGCATAAGCCTCTACGAAGCATTGCACCGGCTAGAAGAAATAGAAGTACCTCGTGCACGACGTGAGTTGAATGCACTTGCCAAGCTAATCGAGTTTCTCCATTCTAAACAAGAGGAATACTCTGTGGGTAAACTACTAATCGAGATTGTGGAGAACACCAATTACATAACAGAGCTTCAAAAACAAGGGACTCACGAAGCAGAAGCAAGGGTAGAAAACGTTAAAGAGCTTTTCTCAGTAATAAAAGAATTCGAGGAAATAAGCGAGAATCCAACGCTAGCCAAGTTCCTCGAAGAAATGGCACTAATGTCGGATATTGACAGCTATGAAGAAAATGAAAATGCAGTTGTGCTTATGACCCTTCACTCAGCAAAGGGACTAGAGTTTCCTGTAGTTTTCATGGTTGGCATGGAAGAAGGTATATTCCCTCACAGCCGCTCTATGCAAAGCAGAGAAGAGCTTGAGGAGGAACGCAGGCTGTGTTATGTTGGAATGACGCGAGCTAAAGATGAACTTTGCTTAAGTTATGCACATACTCGGACTCTGTTTGGCGAGCACAGGCGCATGGTTCCGTCTCGGTTTATTAGGGAAATTCCGCCTGAAATGTTCGTTACCCATAGGCCGACAACACAAGCTGATATGCCAACTTCACAGCTTTGGGTGGGCACTGAAAAACAAAGAGGACCGACAATAGCCTTCAAGATTGGAGACTATGTAAGACACAGCGTTTTTGGCTTGGGAATAGTGATTGATATTAAATCAGATGACAAAGACGTACAAATCACGGTTGCTTTCGAAGAAATTGGCGTAAAAAGGCTAATGCTTTCATTTGCGCCGCTTGAAAAGGTAGAAGTTTAG
- a CDS encoding GNAT family N-acetyltransferase: MDNLTIRPARLEDEERLAEIIVAAFGESTIHARREKLYGILGGITWQQRKAEEIRNTLRSRPDCVWVAELNGKIVGFVTYILHDGELGEIGNNAVDPAFQGRGIGKALYKHVLNLMREKGCRYVEVETGLDEAYAAARAAYEKVGFRPLFQSIRYTMKLK; this comes from the coding sequence ATGGACAATTTAACAATTCGCCCAGCACGGCTTGAAGATGAAGAGAGGCTAGCCGAGATTATAGTGGCTGCTTTCGGCGAATCAACTATTCACGCAAGAAGAGAAAAGTTATATGGCATTCTCGGCGGCATCACATGGCAACAGCGAAAGGCAGAGGAAATTCGAAATACGCTCAGAAGCCGCCCTGATTGCGTATGGGTTGCCGAATTAAATGGCAAGATTGTTGGATTCGTTACATATATCTTACACGACGGTGAGCTTGGAGAGATCGGAAATAACGCAGTAGACCCAGCATTTCAAGGGCGAGGCATAGGAAAGGCACTTTACAAACATGTGCTCAACCTAATGCGCGAAAAGGGCTGCCGATACGTCGAGGTCGAAACTGGTCTTGACGAGGCCTATGCTGCCGCCCGTGCCGCATACGAAAAGGTAGGATTCCGCCCCTTGTTCCAATCAATTAGGTATACTATGAAGCTGAAATAG
- a CDS encoding fused MFS/spermidine synthase: MAFASNLYGISIWLLVFATGWFVMLTELVAARVLAPYFGNSIYVWGSVIAIFLVTLAIGYAYGGRLTRKSISAFVPITLAAAAGLYVAATPLYQDLLSGWLCKTGLELKWGALFASIILYGPPMVLLGSVSPYCIQLATKVHTEAGHHAGLLYAISTVGSFGGSLVTAFYLIPMLPLTAITVIAGITLAAIALIVALVILKRTLLAVGLTAILAVVAVILGCRHNGSSWHALKAYQYPLQNYLLSNTPPSEMRPILEKAQAEARKEAEKFMQMPATTILERETPYHHIHIYQEGPVRKLVFGKAQFRSPQSVIDMRDLRYHSSEYTMLSFAAMLYQPKPKRVCIIGIGGAVIPRALELCVPGVKIDAVEIDPTIVQLAQKYFYWRPSKNTRIYIGDGRWFLSCCITNKKPKYDWIILDAYSDDYVPFHLTTVEFFNIVKRALAPNGVVASNLAVTDDLYGCEARTLHAIFGNATSFIGHRSGNIILVAQNGRSKSLTAEEAAKAAKRVKLPPNSGIDMRHIVSCLAEQMTYAPTGPILSDRWSPVEILLKRQ; this comes from the coding sequence ATGGCATTTGCAAGCAATCTATATGGTATATCAATATGGCTCTTGGTATTTGCAACTGGCTGGTTCGTAATGCTTACAGAATTGGTAGCCGCACGCGTTCTAGCTCCCTATTTTGGCAACAGCATTTACGTATGGGGCAGTGTTATTGCAATTTTCCTAGTCACGCTTGCAATTGGCTATGCTTATGGAGGTCGGCTAACTAGAAAATCAATTTCGGCTTTCGTTCCCATAACCTTGGCCGCAGCAGCAGGTTTGTATGTTGCCGCCACACCACTCTATCAAGATTTACTCTCGGGATGGCTCTGCAAAACGGGGCTTGAGCTAAAATGGGGAGCGCTGTTTGCGTCCATCATTTTGTATGGTCCACCCATGGTTCTACTTGGAAGCGTATCTCCGTACTGCATTCAACTAGCAACCAAGGTGCATACCGAAGCTGGCCACCATGCAGGCTTGCTATATGCTATCTCCACTGTGGGAAGCTTTGGTGGAAGCCTGGTTACTGCCTTTTACCTAATACCAATGCTCCCATTAACAGCAATTACGGTGATTGCCGGTATAACACTGGCTGCAATTGCTCTAATTGTTGCTCTTGTTATATTAAAGAGAACTCTCCTGGCTGTTGGGCTAACTGCGATATTGGCTGTGGTTGCGGTAATATTAGGATGTCGCCATAACGGTTCATCTTGGCATGCACTTAAGGCATACCAGTATCCACTACAAAACTACCTCCTTAGCAATACTCCTCCTTCGGAAATGCGCCCAATTTTAGAGAAAGCGCAAGCAGAAGCGCGCAAGGAAGCAGAAAAGTTTATGCAAATGCCCGCTACTACAATCCTTGAGCGAGAAACACCTTATCACCACATCCACATCTATCAAGAAGGACCAGTACGTAAGTTGGTATTTGGAAAAGCCCAATTCCGTTCGCCACAAAGTGTTATTGATATGCGAGATCTCCGATACCATTCTTCCGAGTATACAATGCTATCATTTGCCGCAATGCTTTACCAACCCAAGCCCAAGCGGGTTTGCATTATCGGGATAGGTGGGGCAGTTATCCCTCGAGCATTAGAGTTGTGTGTTCCCGGCGTGAAGATAGATGCAGTAGAAATAGACCCCACAATTGTCCAACTAGCACAGAAGTACTTTTATTGGCGACCAAGCAAGAATACTCGCATATACATTGGAGATGGCCGTTGGTTTTTGAGTTGTTGCATCACAAATAAGAAACCGAAATACGATTGGATAATACTCGATGCTTATAGTGACGACTATGTGCCGTTTCATCTCACCACTGTTGAATTCTTCAATATAGTAAAACGTGCGCTAGCTCCGAATGGCGTGGTAGCATCTAACCTTGCCGTTACGGACGACCTTTATGGCTGTGAAGCACGCACACTTCATGCAATTTTCGGAAACGCAACTTCCTTTATTGGACATCGCAGCGGCAATATAATCCTTGTCGCCCAAAATGGCCGGAGCAAATCTCTTACTGCAGAGGAAGCAGCCAAAGCGGCAAAAAGAGTCAAACTCCCGCCCAATTCCGGTATAGACATGCGACATATAGTCAGCTGTCTTGCGGAACAAATGACTTACGCCCCTACAGGACCAATCCTAAGCGATCGCTGGTCGCCGGTTGAGATATTACTTAAGCGCCAATAA
- a CDS encoding YCF48-related protein, translating into MTNIRTILCILVWVIGTVFPLPAFAALSGWFWQNPLPQGNNLADVHFVSASVGWAVGDVGTILKTTDGGVTWNVASSPTLNNLTSVHFVDNVNGWICSQEGLIFKTTNGGSSWNNSSPSSPIAASSIYFIDKNTGWVAGDGILKTTNSGATWSVQLSGTNTPFLNSIFFINSQEGWAVGAIDPETGQGTIRHTTNGGQNWEKQTSNVDYELISVYFVSPTHGWAVGANGTIITTSNGGATWVPQTSGTTNMLNSVQFLSDSIGYAVGQSGEILYTNDGGTNWQKRNMPGVNSSLNGVFFINSSTGWVVGAGGKILLTTNSGLTWNLQAGSSIGKLNAVWFVDTENGWAVGDAGVILHTTTGGTTWSMQNSNTGQILFGVHAISRLKCWAVGGGGTILATTDGGETWFPQSSGKTLTLKGVYFLDENKGFVLGQSGTILKTTNGGNTWQSVTSGTTSTLNSIRFADALNGWIVGNSGVVLKTVDGGESWTRLPTGKTSMLTSVDCWSSTHAWIAGNLFDDNLITQILRTTNGGASWSSVPAGVGTNTLYALDFIDNNYGWGVGDLGAITRTQNGGDSWLKLTSPTSNPLNSVCFVNSRIGWAVGAMGTILKTMTGGETIEEVNNISDLFTKLDNSWVSLSNKIVSAKFSDHFYIQEPSRCSGIRVHWNGPMPAEGDVVTVFGMLSTSNAERQIEAVKVHKSGSLGQTPSPLGICNRNLGGISPGPPTPSVFEANGPYNIGLKVRVWGEVTAVVPNSHFYIDDGAHLTDQYGNIGVKVLAPPPAGLEIGKFAIVVGISGAEISGSQIIRVIRVPESGTITFY; encoded by the coding sequence ATGACAAATATCAGAACAATCCTGTGCATATTAGTTTGGGTCATCGGAACAGTTTTCCCCTTGCCAGCATTCGCGGCATTATCCGGATGGTTTTGGCAAAACCCACTGCCACAGGGGAACAACTTAGCAGACGTACACTTCGTAAGCGCTTCCGTCGGCTGGGCTGTTGGCGATGTCGGCACAATCTTAAAAACAACTGATGGAGGCGTTACATGGAATGTTGCGTCCTCACCAACCCTTAACAATCTGACAAGCGTGCATTTTGTTGACAATGTCAACGGCTGGATTTGCTCTCAAGAAGGCTTGATTTTCAAAACAACAAATGGGGGTTCTAGCTGGAACAATTCAAGTCCGTCGTCCCCAATTGCAGCAAGCTCTATATACTTCATAGATAAAAACACTGGATGGGTTGCGGGAGACGGAATACTCAAGACCACCAACTCTGGGGCAACATGGTCTGTTCAGCTATCAGGCACAAACACTCCGTTCCTAAATTCCATCTTTTTCATAAACTCTCAGGAAGGATGGGCGGTAGGGGCAATAGACCCTGAAACTGGACAAGGAACAATTCGCCACACTACCAATGGTGGTCAGAATTGGGAAAAGCAGACGTCTAACGTAGACTATGAGCTTATCTCTGTATACTTCGTAAGCCCAACGCATGGCTGGGCTGTTGGCGCCAATGGAACAATTATAACTACATCAAATGGTGGAGCTACTTGGGTACCCCAAACATCTGGCACCACAAATATGTTAAATTCTGTGCAATTTTTATCCGACAGCATAGGCTATGCAGTTGGACAAAGCGGCGAAATATTATATACCAACGATGGTGGCACCAACTGGCAGAAGCGAAATATGCCAGGCGTTAACAGTTCACTGAACGGAGTATTCTTCATAAACTCCAGTACCGGTTGGGTAGTAGGCGCAGGAGGCAAAATTCTCTTAACGACAAACTCGGGACTAACATGGAACTTACAAGCCGGTTCGAGTATAGGTAAGTTGAATGCGGTATGGTTTGTTGACACGGAAAATGGTTGGGCGGTAGGAGATGCTGGAGTCATACTTCACACAACTACCGGTGGAACCACTTGGTCGATGCAGAATTCAAACACTGGGCAAATCTTATTTGGTGTTCATGCCATTAGCAGGTTGAAATGCTGGGCAGTAGGGGGAGGTGGCACCATACTTGCCACTACAGATGGCGGTGAAACCTGGTTTCCCCAATCATCAGGGAAAACATTAACGCTCAAAGGTGTTTATTTCCTAGATGAAAACAAGGGATTTGTGTTGGGACAGAGCGGCACAATATTAAAAACAACAAACGGTGGCAACACCTGGCAATCCGTAACATCAGGAACCACTTCTACCCTTAATTCCATCAGATTCGCAGATGCGCTAAATGGCTGGATTGTTGGAAATAGTGGCGTTGTACTTAAAACAGTTGATGGTGGTGAAAGCTGGACTAGGTTGCCAACCGGTAAAACTTCGATGTTGACCTCCGTTGACTGCTGGAGCTCAACGCATGCTTGGATTGCTGGCAACCTGTTCGATGATAATCTAATAACACAGATACTAAGGACCACCAATGGTGGAGCAAGTTGGTCTTCTGTACCCGCAGGTGTAGGAACAAACACCCTTTACGCGCTTGACTTTATTGACAACAATTATGGCTGGGGTGTTGGTGATTTGGGAGCGATTACCCGAACGCAAAACGGAGGCGACAGCTGGCTGAAACTTACCTCTCCAACAAGTAACCCGCTTAATTCGGTTTGTTTTGTAAATTCCCGTATAGGCTGGGCAGTGGGAGCAATGGGGACCATCTTGAAGACAATGACCGGTGGAGAGACGATAGAAGAAGTAAACAATATTAGCGACCTGTTTACCAAGCTAGACAATTCGTGGGTAAGCCTCTCAAATAAAATCGTCTCTGCCAAGTTTAGCGATCATTTTTACATCCAAGAGCCCAGCCGTTGCTCAGGCATCAGAGTACATTGGAATGGCCCAATGCCTGCCGAAGGAGATGTCGTCACTGTCTTCGGCATGCTTTCTACATCAAACGCTGAGCGGCAAATTGAAGCAGTTAAAGTACACAAATCAGGCAGCTTAGGACAGACACCAAGCCCTCTGGGAATTTGCAACCGCAACCTTGGAGGAATAAGCCCAGGTCCGCCGACACCGAGTGTGTTTGAAGCAAATGGCCCTTATAACATTGGACTCAAGGTTAGAGTCTGGGGTGAAGTAACAGCGGTAGTTCCTAACAGCCATTTTTATATCGACGACGGAGCACACCTCACCGACCAATATGGCAACATCGGCGTGAAGGTACTTGCGCCGCCTCCTGCTGGGCTAGAAATTGGAAAGTTTGCAATTGTAGTTGGTATTAGCGGTGCGGAAATTTCAGGGTCGCAGATTATTCGGGTAATTCGCGTGCCCGAATCAGGCACGATAACCTTCTACTAA
- a CDS encoding Gfo/Idh/MocA family oxidoreductase, with the protein MEKVGFGIIGAGQWGELHARVYASSPHVILAGVCDLIEHRAESIAQAYGAVHYKDYAELLADEAISAVSIVTPDFAHAEIALAAAEAGKHILVEKPLAMTVEECQAIIDAAKRSNVKLMVDFHNRWSPPFYKAWEAIRRGDIGEPQHVYYRLNDTIYVPTTMLTWAEKSTVEWFIGTHSIDTIRWLLQDEVRRVYAVSRSRVLKKMGINTPDFYQVTLEFNSGATAHVENSWILPKTTPNIIDLKCEIIGDKGALYLDTSHARILEKYTETEASYPDVLVMPQIYGAQMGFAAESIRHFIDCVLHDREPRVTGEDGLIVTQIIQAIEQSARTNNPVEIPVFCSSS; encoded by the coding sequence ATGGAAAAAGTCGGTTTCGGAATCATTGGTGCGGGACAATGGGGAGAGCTACACGCGAGGGTGTATGCCTCGTCACCACACGTAATTCTTGCCGGCGTGTGCGACTTAATTGAGCATCGTGCCGAGTCAATTGCGCAAGCGTATGGTGCTGTTCACTACAAAGATTACGCTGAGCTTCTTGCAGATGAAGCTATCAGTGCAGTCTCCATCGTCACGCCTGACTTCGCACACGCGGAAATCGCTCTAGCGGCAGCAGAAGCAGGCAAACATATTCTTGTCGAAAAACCCCTCGCTATGACGGTCGAAGAATGTCAAGCAATCATTGATGCCGCCAAACGTTCAAACGTAAAATTAATGGTTGATTTTCACAACCGCTGGAGCCCGCCATTCTACAAAGCATGGGAAGCAATCCGCCGAGGTGATATCGGTGAGCCGCAGCATGTTTACTACCGCCTTAACGACACAATCTACGTGCCAACAACGATGCTTACCTGGGCAGAAAAGTCTACGGTGGAATGGTTCATAGGTACCCACTCAATAGACACCATCCGCTGGTTACTCCAAGACGAAGTTCGACGAGTATACGCTGTTTCACGATCGCGTGTTCTTAAAAAAATGGGCATTAATACCCCAGACTTTTATCAGGTTACTCTGGAATTCAACTCAGGCGCAACAGCGCATGTTGAAAACTCCTGGATTCTTCCAAAGACAACACCGAATATAATTGACCTCAAATGCGAAATTATTGGCGATAAAGGTGCACTGTACCTTGATACAAGTCATGCACGAATTTTGGAAAAGTATACAGAAACCGAGGCCTCCTACCCCGATGTTCTAGTTATGCCTCAAATTTACGGCGCGCAGATGGGTTTTGCTGCGGAAAGCATTCGCCACTTCATCGATTGCGTTCTACATGACCGCGAACCGAGGGTAACAGGCGAAGATGGCCTCATAGTAACTCAAATTATTCAAGCGATTGAACAATCAGCAAGAACAAATAACCCCGTAGAAATACCAGTTTTTTGCAGTAGTAGTTGA
- a CDS encoding gamma-glutamyltransferase, with amino-acid sequence MDNECISIKTGEVIGPHPRAVEVGKRVLAEGGNAVDAAVAAAWVSAVVRPDQNGICGYGGAIVIHFANEKQTHCIDFDTEAPGAAHENMYSLVEDPNALYRYVDANKANQRGYLCISVPGTVAGLSHAAEKFGTMSLSDLIQPAIQACYEGFDIDTYLAGLLKNQAETFMQYPGTKAMFYPNGEPLPEGTIVPNPESAEVLKAIAKNGPDAFYKGEIAHHIAKHVQQYGGILTYEDMAAYRPRTPQAIEAAVGNLTIMTAPPPAGGISPLQATLVSDQLSKMIDLEPNSPEEIRSRLEVLRLVWWDRFDHLGDPAFVSFPYLSLIESGYAGELAFRVKHVLNQKPTNLGPESQAGQGGTVHISAVDKDCNLVSLTLTHGLGLGSAVVIPGTGMVMSGGMFLFDPAPGKANSPAPRKRPLNNMSPTIILKDGEPFITIGATGGRKIIGNMHSALVHIARGLNVREAFLAPRIHFETRGKVFIECASPETQEYLRAWGFDVCQGSAELVGIQLDLDAERIISASWRPK; translated from the coding sequence ATGGATAACGAATGCATAAGCATAAAAACTGGTGAAGTCATCGGACCTCATCCTAGGGCGGTAGAAGTTGGAAAGCGCGTGCTCGCGGAAGGCGGAAACGCAGTTGATGCAGCAGTGGCAGCCGCATGGGTCTCAGCGGTTGTGCGACCAGACCAGAACGGAATATGTGGATACGGTGGTGCTATTGTTATTCACTTTGCCAATGAAAAGCAAACGCATTGCATAGATTTCGATACTGAAGCCCCGGGCGCAGCACATGAGAATATGTATTCGCTTGTAGAAGACCCCAATGCACTTTACCGTTATGTGGACGCAAACAAGGCAAACCAGCGAGGATATCTATGTATATCGGTGCCCGGTACAGTTGCCGGACTCTCGCACGCCGCTGAGAAATTTGGCACAATGAGCCTTTCTGACCTTATCCAACCCGCTATTCAAGCTTGTTATGAGGGTTTTGATATAGACACTTACTTAGCTGGACTCCTCAAAAATCAAGCGGAGACGTTTATGCAATATCCTGGCACAAAAGCCATGTTCTACCCAAATGGAGAACCACTTCCAGAGGGCACAATAGTACCAAACCCTGAATCTGCAGAGGTCCTTAAAGCAATAGCCAAAAATGGACCAGATGCTTTCTACAAGGGAGAAATTGCGCATCATATTGCAAAACATGTTCAACAATACGGTGGAATACTTACCTATGAAGACATGGCTGCCTATCGTCCTAGAACTCCTCAGGCAATCGAAGCCGCAGTCGGTAATCTGACGATTATGACGGCGCCTCCCCCGGCAGGTGGGATAAGCCCGCTGCAGGCAACCTTAGTTTCTGACCAACTTAGCAAAATGATTGACCTCGAACCAAACAGTCCGGAGGAAATTCGTTCACGTTTAGAAGTTTTGCGCCTAGTTTGGTGGGACCGCTTCGACCACCTTGGCGACCCAGCTTTTGTATCATTCCCTTATCTTAGCCTAATCGAAAGCGGCTATGCTGGAGAACTGGCTTTTAGAGTCAAGCATGTTCTAAACCAAAAACCGACGAACCTGGGACCGGAAAGCCAAGCGGGCCAAGGAGGCACGGTGCATATTTCTGCAGTTGACAAGGATTGCAATCTCGTATCTCTTACGCTAACCCATGGCCTTGGACTGGGTTCGGCAGTTGTGATTCCTGGCACCGGAATGGTTATGAGCGGCGGCATGTTCTTGTTCGACCCCGCCCCAGGCAAAGCGAATTCCCCTGCCCCAAGGAAGCGACCGCTCAACAACATGTCGCCAACGATTATACTAAAGGACGGAGAACCATTTATTACAATTGGAGCAACTGGCGGCAGAAAAATCATTGGCAATATGCACAGCGCACTTGTTCATATTGCTAGGGGCTTAAACGTAAGAGAAGCATTTCTTGCTCCTAGGATTCACTTTGAGACACGCGGCAAAGTATTTATCGAATGTGCTTCCCCAGAAACCCAGGAATATCTTAGGGCATGGGGGTTTGATGTTTGCCAAGGTAGCGCAGAACTAGTTGGCATTCAACTAGACCTCGATGCCGAACGGATAATTTCTGCCAGTTGGCGCCCGAAATAG